One stretch of Priestia megaterium DNA includes these proteins:
- the clpC gene encoding ATP-dependent protease ATP-binding subunit ClpC translates to MMFGRFTERAQKVLALAQEEALRLGHNNIGTEHILLGIVREGEGIAAKALSALGLSTEKIQKEVEALIGRGQELTQTIHYTPRAKKVIELSMDEARKLGHSYVGTEHILLGLIREGEGVAARVLNNLGVSLNKARQQVLHLLGSNEAASSHQGGGSSNANTPTLDSLARDLTVIAREGSLDPVIGRGKEIQRVIEVLSRRTKNNPVLIGEPGVGKTAIAEGLAQQIVNNEVPEILRDKRVMTLDMGTVVAGTKYRGEFEDRLKKVMDEIRQAGNIILFIDELHTLIGAGGAEGAIDASNILKPSLARGELQCIGATTLDEYRKYIEKDAALERRFQPIQVDEPTLEESIQILKGLRDRYEAHHRVSISDEAIEQAVKLSDRYISDRFLPDKAIDLIDEAGSKVRLRSFTTPPNLKELEQKLESVRNEKDASVQSQEFEKAASLRDTEQRLREELEDTKKIWKEQQGKENSAVTVEDIAMVVSSWTGVPVSKLAQEETERLLNMEEILHSRVIGQEEAVKAVAKAVRRARAGLKDPKRPIGSFIFLGPTGVGKTELARALAESIFGDEDAMIRIDMSEYMEKHSTSRLVGSPPGYVGYEEGGQLTEKVRRKPYSVVLLDEIEKAHPDVFNILLQVLEDGRLTDSKGRTVDFRNTILIMTSNVGADTLKRSKHLGFTVEAEGQDYKDMKGKVMAEMKRAFRPEFLNRIDEIIVFHSLEKPHLAEIVKLMADQLTKRLKEQEIDLELTKEAIDKIAEEGFDPEYGARPLRRAIQKHIEDRLSEELLKGVVQKGQKVTLDVDKGEFVVKSSAPSSIS, encoded by the coding sequence AGAAGCACTACGCCTAGGTCACAACAACATTGGGACGGAGCATATTTTATTAGGTATCGTTCGTGAAGGTGAAGGAATTGCAGCAAAAGCTCTTTCTGCTCTAGGCCTAAGCACTGAAAAAATTCAAAAAGAAGTAGAAGCATTAATTGGCAGAGGCCAAGAATTAACGCAGACCATTCATTATACACCTCGAGCGAAAAAAGTCATTGAACTTTCAATGGATGAAGCCCGAAAGCTTGGTCATTCTTATGTAGGAACAGAACATATCTTACTAGGCTTAATTCGTGAAGGTGAAGGCGTTGCAGCACGCGTTTTAAACAATCTAGGTGTCAGCCTAAATAAAGCTCGTCAGCAAGTACTTCATTTATTAGGTAGCAATGAAGCTGCTTCAAGCCATCAAGGCGGAGGCTCTTCAAATGCCAATACACCTACGCTAGACAGCTTAGCACGCGATTTAACAGTTATAGCGCGCGAAGGAAGCTTAGACCCTGTTATCGGACGTGGGAAAGAAATTCAGCGTGTTATTGAAGTGTTAAGCCGACGTACAAAAAACAATCCTGTATTAATTGGGGAGCCAGGTGTCGGTAAAACGGCAATCGCTGAAGGTTTGGCTCAGCAAATCGTCAACAATGAAGTTCCAGAAATTTTACGTGACAAACGCGTTATGACTTTGGATATGGGAACGGTCGTTGCTGGTACAAAATACCGCGGGGAATTTGAAGATCGCCTAAAGAAAGTAATGGATGAAATTCGTCAAGCAGGTAATATCATTCTCTTTATCGATGAGTTACACACATTAATTGGCGCTGGTGGCGCAGAAGGTGCTATCGATGCTTCTAATATTTTAAAACCGTCTCTTGCTCGTGGAGAACTTCAGTGTATCGGTGCTACGACTTTAGATGAATACAGAAAATACATTGAAAAAGATGCAGCGTTAGAGCGTCGCTTCCAGCCAATTCAAGTGGATGAACCAACGTTGGAAGAGTCTATTCAAATCTTAAAAGGGCTTCGTGACCGTTATGAAGCGCATCACCGAGTATCTATTTCTGATGAGGCAATCGAGCAAGCGGTGAAACTATCAGATCGCTACATTTCAGATCGTTTCTTACCGGATAAAGCAATCGATTTAATTGATGAAGCTGGTTCAAAAGTGCGTTTACGTTCATTTACAACGCCGCCAAATTTAAAGGAATTAGAGCAAAAATTAGAATCAGTACGCAATGAAAAAGACGCGTCTGTTCAAAGTCAAGAATTTGAAAAAGCAGCATCTTTACGCGATACAGAACAACGCCTACGCGAAGAATTAGAAGACACAAAGAAAATTTGGAAAGAGCAGCAAGGTAAAGAAAATTCAGCTGTAACCGTAGAAGATATTGCGATGGTGGTATCTAGCTGGACGGGTGTACCGGTCTCTAAACTGGCACAGGAAGAGACAGAAAGACTGCTGAACATGGAAGAGATTCTTCACTCTCGTGTAATTGGGCAAGAAGAAGCGGTAAAAGCAGTTGCAAAAGCTGTGCGCCGTGCTAGAGCAGGCTTGAAAGATCCAAAACGTCCAATTGGTTCATTCATTTTCTTAGGACCAACAGGGGTTGGTAAAACAGAGCTTGCACGTGCATTAGCGGAGTCAATCTTCGGCGATGAAGATGCAATGATTCGTATCGATATGTCTGAGTACATGGAGAAACATTCTACTTCACGCTTAGTAGGTTCACCTCCAGGATATGTTGGATACGAAGAAGGCGGCCAGTTAACGGAAAAAGTAAGAAGAAAACCTTACTCAGTTGTTCTTTTAGACGAAATTGAAAAAGCGCATCCGGATGTATTTAACATTTTATTACAAGTGTTAGAAGATGGACGCTTAACAGATTCAAAAGGCCGTACAGTTGATTTCCGTAATACGATTTTAATTATGACATCAAACGTAGGTGCGGATACATTAAAACGAAGCAAGCACTTAGGATTCACAGTAGAAGCAGAAGGGCAAGACTACAAAGATATGAAAGGAAAAGTAATGGCGGAAATGAAGCGCGCGTTCCGTCCGGAGTTCCTAAACCGTATCGATGAAATTATCGTCTTCCATTCATTAGAGAAACCTCACTTAGCTGAAATCGTTAAATTAATGGCGGATCAGTTAACAAAACGCTTAAAAGAGCAAGAAATTGATCTTGAATTAACAAAAGAAGCAATTGATAAGATTGCAGAGGAAGGTTTTGATCCAGAATACGGTGCTCGTCCACTTCGTAGAGCAATTCAAAAACATATTGAAGACCGTTTATCTGAAGAGCTGCTAAAAGGGGTTGTTCAAAAAGGTCAGAAAGTGACGCTAGATGTAGACAAAGGAGAATTTGTTGTTAAATCCTCCGCTCCAAGCAGCATCAGCTAA